A region of Colletotrichum higginsianum IMI 349063 chromosome 10, whole genome shotgun sequence DNA encodes the following proteins:
- a CDS encoding mannitol dehydrogenase domain-containing protein, translating to MSTQHQNKKAVHFGAGNIGRGFVACFLHNSGYEVVFADVADSLIDKLNETPSYRVIEVGAEGTNENTITNYRAINSRTHEADLVEEIATADVVTCSVGPNILKFIAPVIAKGIDKRPSNLAPIAVIACENAIGATDTLAEHIKDPRNTPAHRLEDHHQRARYANSAIDRIVPAQDPNAGLDVTLEKFYEWVVERTPFEEIPSIEGINWVDELAPFIERKLYTVNTGHATAAYHGYNRSKRTVYDALQDKAIMAEVRKALEETSNLIISKHGIDEKAQREYAAKIIRRIGNPHLEDAVERVGRAPLRKLSRKERFVGPAAELAEKGQDCSALLRAAEMAFRFQDVEGDDESKELSKLMSENGPEDAVTKICGIQPSEKIHPMLVEVVRRVQADSEE from the coding sequence ATGTCGACACAGCATCAGaacaagaaggccgtccACTTCGGAGCCGGTAACATCGGCCGTGGCTTCGTCGCCTGCTTCCTCCACAACTCTGGCTACGAGGTTGTCTTCGCCGATGTTGCCGATTCTCTCATTGACAAGCTCAACGAGACCCCCTCATACCGTGTCATTGAGGTCGGCGCTGAGGGCACCAACGAGAACACCATCACAAACTACCGCGCCATCAACTCAAGAACTCACGAGGCCGACTTGGTCGAGGAGATTGCCACCGCCGACGTTGTCACGTGTTCCGTCGGCCCGAACATCCTGAAGTTCATCGCCCCGGTCATTGCCAAGGGCATTGACAAGCGACCCAGCAACCTGGCTCCTATCGCTGTCATTGCCTGCGAAAACGCCATTGGCGCCACCGACACCCTTGCTGAGCACATCAAGGACCCTCGCAACACTCCCGCCCACCGCTTGGAGGATCACCACCAGCGCGCTCGCTACGCCAACTCTGCCATCGACCGCATCGTCCCTGCTCAGGACCCCAACGCTGGCCTGGACGTCACCCTCGAGAAGTTTTATGAGTGGGTTGTCGAGCGCACTCCCTTCGAGGAGATCCCCAGCATCGAGGGCATCAACTGGGTTGATGAGCTTGCTCCCTTTATCGAGCGTAAGCTTTACACTGTCAACACTGGCCACGCTACTGCAGCCTACCACGGATACAACCGCAGCAAGCGCACTGTCTACGACGCTCTCCAGGACAaggccatcatggccgaggttcgcaaggcgctcgaggagaCGAGCAACCTGATCATCAGCAAGCACGGCATTGACGAGAAGGCTCAGCGCGAATACGCTGCCAAGATCATTCGCCGTATTGGCAACCCCCATTTGGAGGATGCTGTTGAGCGCGTTGGCCGCGCTCCTCTCCGCAAACTTAGCCGCAAGGAGCGTTTTGTCGGCCCTGCGGCtgagctcgccgagaagggTCAGGACTGCTCCGCCCtgctccgcgccgccgagatggcTTTCCGCTTCCAGGACGTtgagggcgatgatgagagCAAGGAGCTCTCCAAGCTTATGTCCGAGAACGGACCCGAGGACGCTGTTACTAAGATCTGCGGTATCCAGCCCTCAGAGAAGATCCACCCCATGCTTGTCGAGGTGGTTCGCAGAGTCCAGGCCGACAGCGAGGAATGA
- a CDS encoding Coatomer WD associated region has product MKVDVKRQLFARSERVKGIDFHPQEPWILTTLYSGHVYIWSYETQQIVKTFELTDVPVRAGRFVARKNWIVCGSDDFQIRVYNYNTSEKITSFEAHPDYIRAIAIHPTQPFVLTASDDMTIKLWDWEKGWKCVQVFEGHGHYVMGLAINPKDTNTFASASLDRTVKIWSLGSATPNFTLEAHEAKGVNHVDYYPHSDKPYLLTTSDDRTVKVWDYTTKSLIATLEGHTNNVSFACYHPELPVIISGSEDGTIRLWHANTYRFEQSLNYGLERAWCVSYQKGKQGVAVGFDDGAVVVKLGREEPAVSMDASGKLVWARHNEVVSAIIKGGDDTIKDNEPISLPVKELGTCEVYPSTLVHNPNGRFVAVCGDGEYIIYTALAWRNKAFGSALDFVWASKENTNDFAIRESATSVKVYKNFVEKPGGLDVGFQAEGLTGGVLLGVKGQGGISFFDWQTGGLVRRIEVEPREVYWSDSGELVALACEDTFYVLRFSRDAYVEGVQSGQIDEDGVESAFEVITDINESVRTGEWVGDCFLYTNSTNRLNYLVGDQTYTVSHFDQSMYILGYIQRDSRIYLADKDVGVTSFALSLPVLEYQTLVLRDEMETAQELLPTIPADQLNKIARFLEGQGHKELALEVATDPEHKFDLALGLGQLDTALDLAREADVEHKWKTVGDAALAGWQVTVAQECFTHAKDLGSLLLLYSSTSDRSGLSKLAEQAQEAGAHNVAFSCKWLLGDVAGCVEILTKTGRLAEAVLFSQTYKPSVTADVVKEWKESLEKSKKGRVSKMIGVPVEDEELFPEWDEWLQLEKQGGAAPEVAEIKEVNGAESPEAAEEAEEADEAEEDDVEEESDDKEVETEEDEK; this is encoded by the exons ATGAAGGTCGACGTCAAG CGACAATTGTTCGCCCGCAGCGAGCGGGTAAAGGGCATCGACTTCCACCCTCAAGAGCCATGGATCCTCACCACATTGTACAGCGGCCACGTCTACATCTGGTCGTATGAGACGCAGCAGATCGTCAAGACGTTCGAGCTCACCGATGTGCCCGTCCGAGCCGGTCGATTCGTTGCGAGAAAGAACTGGATCGTCTGCGGCTCCGACGACTTCCAGATCCGCGTGTACAACTACAACACCTCGGAGAAGATCACCTCGTTCGAGGCTCACCCCGACTACATCCGCGCCATTGCCATCCACCCGACACAACCCTTCGTGCTGACCGCCTCCGATGACATGACGATCAAGCTGTGGGACTGGGAGAAGGGATGGAAGTGCGTCCAGGTCTTCGAGGGTCACGGACACTACGTGATGGGTCTCGCCATCAACCCCAAGGACACCAACACcttcgcctcggcctcccTCGACCGCACCGTCAAGATCTGGAGCCTCGGCTCCGCGACGCCCAACTTCACCCTCGAGGCCCACGAGGCTAAGGGTGTCAACCACGTCGACTACTACCCCCATTCCGACAAGCCCTACCTCCTGACGACGTCCGACGACCGCACCGTCAAGGTCTGGGACTACACCACCAAGTCTCTCATCGCCACCCTCGAAGGCCACACGAATAACGTCTCGTTCGCGTGCTATCACCCCGAGCTGCCAGTTATCATTTCCGGTTCCGAAGACGGCACCATTAGGCTATGGCACGCCAACACGTACCGGTTCGAGCAGTCTTTGAACTACGGCCTGGAGCGCGCGTGGTGCGTCTCGTACCAGAAGGGCAAGCAAGGTGTGGCTGTCGGGTTCGAcgatggtgccgtcgtcgtgaaGCTGGGCCGCGAAGAGCCCGCCGTGTCCATGGACGCGTCAGGAAAGCTCGTCTGGGCCCGCCACAACGAGGTTGTTTCTGCCATTATCAAGGGCGGAG ATGATACCATCAAAGACAACGAGCCCATCTCCCTGCCCGTCAAGGAGCTTGGCACCTGCGAGGTGTACCCGTCGACCCTGGTCCACAACCCGAACGGCCGCTTCGTCGCGGTCTGCGGAGACGGCGAGTACATCATCTACACGGCCCTGGCGTGGCGCAACAAGGCCTTCGGCTCCGCGCTGGACTTTGTGTGGGCGTCCAAGGAGAACACGAACGACTTTGCCATTCGGGAGTCGGCAACCAGCGTCAAGGTGTACAAGAACTTCGTCGAGAAGCCGGGCGGTCTTGATGTCGGTTTCCAGGCCGAGGGCTTGACTGGTGGCGTTCTTCTTGGGGTGAAGGGCCAGGGCGGCATCTCCTTCTTTGACTGGCAGACGGGCGGCCTTGTCAGGCGCATCGAGGTCGAGCCTAGAGAG GTGTACTGGTCCGACAGCGGCGAATTGGTGGCCCTCGCTTGCGAAGACACCTTCTATGTCCTGCGCTTCTCGCGTGATGCCTACGTCGAGGGCGTTCAGAGTGGCCAGATTGACGAGGATGGTGTTGAGTCGGCTTTCGAGGTCATCACCGACATCAACGAGAG CGTGCGAACGGGAGAGTGGGTTGGCGACTGCTTCCTCTACACCAACAGCACCAACCGCCTGAActacctcgtcggcgaccaGACGTACACCGTGTCCCATTTCGACCAGTCCATGTACATCTTGGGCTACATCCAGCGCGACTCAAGGATCTACCTGGCCGACAAAGATGTTGGTGTCACTTCGTTCGCGCTCTCGCTGCCCGTTCTCGAGTACCAAACCCTGGTCCTTCGCGACGAGATGGAAACTGCGCAAGAGCTTCTGCCCACCATCCCTGCAGACCAGCTTAACAAGATCGCGCGCTTCTTGGAGGGCCAAGGCCACAAGGAGCTGGCGCTGGAGGTCGCCACGGATCCCGAGCACAAGTTCGATTtggccctcggcctgggccagCTGGAcaccgccctcgacctcgccagGGAAGCAGACGTCGAGCACAAGTGGAAGACTGTGGGAGACGCTGCCCTTGCCGGATGGCAGGTGACTGTGGCACAAGAGTGCTTCACGCACGCAAAGGACTTGGGCTCGCTGCTCCTCCTCTACTCCTCCACGTCGGACCGCAGCGGTCTTTCAAAACTGGCCGAGCAAGCGCAGGAGGCTGGCGCCCACAATGTTGCCTTCAGCTGCAAGTGGCTGCtgggcgacgtcgccggctgCGTTGAGATCCTTACCAAGACTGGCCGGTTAGCCGAGGCCGTCCTGTTCTCGCAAACATACAAGCCCAGTGTGACGGCGGATGTCGTCAAGGAATGGAAGGAGAGCCTtgagaagagcaagaagggTCGCGTCTCCAAGATGATTGGTGTACCGGTGGAGGACGAAGAGCTGTTCCCCGAGTGGGACGAGTGGCTCCAGCTCGAGAAGCAGGGCGGCGCAGCGCCTGAGGTCGCCGAGATCAAGGAGGTCAACGGAGCAGAATCCCCCGAGGCTGCCGAGGAAGCGGAAGAGgctgacgaggccgaggaggacgacgtggaggaggagtctgacgacaaggaggtcgagacggaagaagacgagaagTAG
- a CDS encoding RNA polymerase ii mediator complex component produces MPRKKHDRRAAAAARKPSASLPPETRKTPARTRTGSVCVGPACLHLPHRRARIISRLTNVIILQILRHHHLQQESFVRFSLCVIGPLRHFDNVNVGCFSNVTLDDEFRRAYDDGHSLIQHRRQGELRLRHPLARSVPHQLIVAQDRLRACTESKRRCDKRLPMCTRCDDRDVDCQYPVTKRRRPLHHDRPFLDTPTQQQQQHQPNDAATMVDVLEFDAGSLAAGIWGSMPWLNLDFTSATTLGLQPASSSSSSGLTGPPPSPARHSPPQESSEPSRQTHNKFPQHTQPTAAETSLAENRWFLAPSSWRIEHWPTPAHDAYPAAVMTNFNRGLQAWVRRWATQGHNPFIHRALYAEGGHFPACIQDAFTTAVACHHKTPQNEAFVHRVLDERAAALVAAQPPAPLETRDHLARVHALHVYTVLRLYDGDVSQRAAAESHLPILDLWSRQLWDSAIADVTTLSRGWMPAHSNFCPSNPASSASFSPPAAADDDAATTETAGPDSTYESNLVAWNLWVLSESIRRTWIVVGCTIGVYKALKGQWGVCPGGSLFTARAGLWDAPSAPRWAALRRDLAAGAGDGPGDGDFFVQSGDGEKLFRSAAAAEVDEFARHLFTCIWGLDRLEDWALRTASKGEVNLMY; encoded by the exons ATGCCCCGCAAGAAACACGATCGACGTGCCGCTGCGGCAGCCCGCAAGCCTTCCGCAAGTCTTCCGCCCGAAACCCGCAAAACACCCGCAAGGACCCGCACCGGATCGGTCTGTGTGGGGCCGGCTTGCTTACACCTACCGCACCGCCGCGCCCGCATAATCTCACGGCTGACAAATGTCATCATCCTACAGATCCTacgacaccaccacctccagcAGGAATCCTTCGTTCGGTTCTCGCTTTGCGTGATTGGTCCTCTCCGTCACTTCGATAACGTCAACGTTGGCTGCTTTTCCAACGTCACACTCGATGACGAATTCCGGCGAGCATACGACGACGGACACTCACTCATCCAACACCGCAGACAGGGCGAGCTGAGACTGAGACACCCACTCGCACGCAGTGTTCCGCATCAGCTTATCGTGGCCCAAGACAGACTCCGGG CCTGCACGGAATCCAAACGCCGTTGCGACAAGAGGCTCCCGATGTGTACCCGCTGCGATGACAGGGATGTGGACTGCCAGTATCCCGTCACAAAGAGGCGTCGCCCTCTCCACCACGATAGGCCATTCCTCGATACTCCtacgcagcagcagcagcaacatcaacCCAACGATGCCGCCACGATGGTCGATGTCCTGGAATTCGATGCCGGgtctctcgccgccggcattTGGGGGAGCATGCCCTGGTTGAACCTGGACTTCACGTCCGCGACCACCCTCGGCCTTCAacccgcgtcgtcgtcgtcgtcgtcgggccTCACcggaccgccgccgtcacccgCCAGAcactcgccgccgcaggaaTCCTCCGAACCCTCCCGGCAGACGCACAACAAATTCCCGCAGCACACCCAGCCGACCGCGGCCGAGACCTCCCTCGCCGAGAACAGGTGGTTCCTCGCCCCCTCGAGCTGGCGCATCGAGCACTGGCCCACCCCGGCCCACGACGCCtacccggccgccgtcatgaCCAACTTCAACCGCGGCCTGCAGGCCTGGGTCCGCCGCTGGGCCACGCAGGGCCACAACCCCTTCATCCACCGCGCCCTctacgccgagggcggccacTTCCCCGCCTGCATCCAGGACGCCttcaccaccgccgtcgcctgccACCACAAGACGCCCCAGAACGAGGCCTTTGTCCaccgcgtcctcgacgagcgcgccgccgccctcgtcgccgcccagcccCCCGCCCCGCTCGAGACGCGCGACCACCTCGCCCGCGTCCACGCGCTGCACGTCTACACCGTCCTCCGCCTctacgacggcgacgtcagccagcgcgccgccgccgagtcccACCTCCCCATCCTCGACCTCTGGAGCAGACAGCTCTGGGACTCCGCCATCGCGGACGTGACCACCCTCTCGCGCGGCTGGATGCCCGCTCACTCCAATTTCTGCCCCAGCAAccccgcctcctcggcctcgttctcaccccccgccgccgccgacgacgacgccgcaaCGACCGAGACGGCCGGCCCGGACAGCACGTACGAGTCGAACCTCGTGGCCTGGAACCTCTGGGTGCTCTCCGAGTCCATCCGGCGCACCTggatcgtcgtcggctgcaCCATCGGCGTCTACAAAGCCCTCAAGGGCCAGTGGGGCGTGTGCCCCGGCGGCTCCCTCTTCACCGCCCGCGCCGGGCTGTGGGAcgcgccctcggccccgCGGTGGGCGGCGCTCCGACGCGACCTcgctgccggtgccggcgacggacccggcgatggcgactTCTTCGTGCAGTCGGGCGACGGGGAGAAGCTATTCCGcagcgcggcggccgccgaggtggaCGAGTTCGCGAGGCACCTGTTCACGTGCATTTGGGGGCTCGACCGGCTCGAGGACTGGGCTTTGAGGACGGCTTCCAAGGGCGAGGTCAACTTGATGTATTGA
- a CDS encoding Short-chain dehydrogenase, with protein sequence MDAAIAAAAAAEAALKSTSPFETGITFTKTIHREPYPTISPSRPELSQAGRTVLITGGSMGIGFAIAKGFSQAGAKRVIILGRRQNLVEEAVSDLRKEFPKVQFDGLSSDVDDLADTEKLWKGFEEDGTVIDVLVLNAAKISTGGAILALGRDDVWSSYTMNVRSLLDLTERFYKQKNGGGRQKFLVNVSTEATHNFTKAGPWPAYSASKNAGTILIQLIAKDTPPEEMQVVNFHPGVVRTSAFINAGIPEDFYPFDTASLGGNFAVWAASEEARFLHGRFVWAKWDVEELKTGEIGEKIRKNDHYLKVGVVGLQE encoded by the exons ATGGACGcagccatcgccgccgccgccgccgccgaagccgcgTTGAAGTCGACCTCCCCCTTCGAGACAGGAATCACCTTTACAAAGACGATCCACAGAGAGCCGTACCCAACCatctccccctcccgccccgAGCTCTCCCAGGCCGGCCGCACCGTCCTCATCACCGGCGGCTCCATGGGCATCggcttcgccatcgccaagggcTTCAGCCAGGCCGGGGCCAAGCgcgtcatcatcctcggccgccgccagaacctggtcgaggaggccgtaTCGGACCTCCGGAAGGAGTTTCCCAAGGTCCAGTTCGACGGGCTCTCGAGCGACgtggacgacctcgccgacaccGAGAAGCTGTGGAAGGGcttcgaggaggacggcaccgtcatcgacgtcctcgtcctcaacgccgccaagaTCTCGACCGGCGGTGCCATCCTGGCGCTTGGGAGGGACGACGTCTGGAGCTCCTACACCATGAACGTCCGCTCGCTGCTGGACCTCACGGAGAGGTTCTACAAGCAGAAGAACGGCGGGGGTCGTCAAAAG TTCCTCGTCAACGTGTCCACCGAGGCCACTCACAACTTCACCAAGGCAGGCCCGTGGCCGGCCTACAGCGCCAGCAAGAACGCCGGGACGATCCTTATCCAGCTGATCGCCAAAGACACGCCGCCGGAGGAGATGCAGGTCGTCAACTTCCATCCCGGGGTGGTGCGGACCTCGGCCTTCATCAACGCGGGCATCCCCGAGGATTTCTATCCGTTTGACACTG CGAGCCTGGGAGGGAACTTTGCCGTCTGGGCCGCGTCCGAGGAGGCGCGCTTTTTGCACGGCCGTTTCGTCTGGGCCAAGTgggacgtcgaggagctgaagaCGGGCGAGATCGGGGAGAAGATCCGGAAGAACGACCACTACCTCAAGGTGGGTGTTGTCGGACTTCAAGAGTAA
- a CDS encoding Nitrilase: protein MAARTFDKSNITLSAVVAAPAGWPLPVGNKNWTDGHFDLKATVEYGTKLIAEARGNGADLVAFPELWFPGYPKSLEAKWMFPLVEEYVANSLVVDSDEWKALRDAARENAIYVSFGFSERVGDFIYMSQALLGPEGEVLINRRKLRPSGTERGLWSDGSDDGLMVVDTKIGRVGMLQCWEHLRAQLPNIHVGAWPYNQNPGAADVENWEDVDVAYSALRLMSILTNAVTVTPSIGYGFINQFTTLLAHSNSNTTAHPNDDQDYAPLIYSSVNGSGWSNQSYDLDGEVSWGTLKQIEEGFPEYIPKVCPLLNPSKYPTTGDPLTTSPAGERQLRHFQTLTLDSSGNASETVEPPSTSVATGTLLATATSVPTGTISSGAASAGIPAAAPAVLQLAAALVTVVCYLW from the exons ATGGCGGCTCGCACTTTTGACAAGTCCAACATCACTCTGTCCGCCGTGGTCGCGGCCCCTGCAGGATGGCCGCTGCCCGTGGGCAACAAGAACTGGACCGATGGCCATTTCGACCTGAAGGCGACCGTCGAGTACGGTACCAAGCTGATCGCCGAGGCGCGCGGAAACGGGGCCGACCTCGTGGCTTTCCCGGAGCTCTGGTTCCCTGG GTACCCCAAGTCTCTTGAAGCCAAGTGGATGTTCCCCCTTGTCGAGGAGTACGTCGCCAACTCCTTGGTGGTCGACTCCGACGAGTGGAAGGCCTTGCGAGACGCCGCTCGCGAGAATGCCATCTACGTCTCCTTCGGCTTCAGCGAACGCGTGGGAGACTTCATCTACATGTCCCAGGCGCTCCTCGGccccgagggcgaggtgcTCATCAACCGTCGCAAGCTTAGGCCATCCGGCACGGAGAGGGGACTCTGGTCCGACGGCAGCGATGACGGGCTGATGGTGGTCGACACCAAGATCGGGCGCGTCGGTATGCTGCAGTGCTGGGAACATCTTCGC GCCCAGCTACCGAACATCCATGTCGGCGCATGGCC TTACAATCAGAACCCCGGAGCCGCTGATGTCGAGAACTgggaggacgtcgacgtcgcctaCTCGGCTCTTCGACTCATGTCGATATTGACCAACGCAGTGACGGTGACGCCCAGCATCGGGTACGGCTTCATCAACCAGTTCAccaccctcctcgcccactCAAactccaacaccaccgcGCACCCCAACGACGACCAGGACTACGCTCCTCTCATCTACTCTTCCGTCAACGGATCGGGTTGGTCGAACCAGTCctacgacctcgacggcgaagtATCATGGGGCACGCTCAAGCAAATTGAGGAGGGCTTCCCCGAGTACATCCCCAAGGTCTGCCCCCTCCTAAACCCTTCCAAGTACCCCACGACGGGCGACCCGCTGACCACATCACCTGCAGGAGAACGGCAGCTTCGTCACTTTCAGACA CTGACCTTGGATAGTTCCGGCAATGCCAGCGAGACGGTTGAGCCTCCCTCCACCTCCGTCGCGACAGGAACGCTCCTTGCCACCGCTACATCTGTACCCACGGGGACCATATCGAGTGGCGCGGCGAGTGCGGGAATACCTGCAGCAGCGCCGGCTGTGCTGCAGCTCGCAGCAGCACTTGTGACGGTTGTCTGCTACCTCTGGTGA
- a CDS encoding glutamyl-tRNA(Gln) amidotransferase subunit A: MKLFSILLGVSALAARVHCGGNATSYYPTTLGSLNLLEASAKDVSDALASGNVTSGALVKAYLARIEAHNHKGLRLNAIIESAPFENVYAIATALDAERAAGIVRSPLHGVPIIVKDNYDTDVELGMNTTAGSFILYHAAGDVVGDAFVVKRLRDAGAIILAKSSLMVWSGISGVDASAWSPRGGQVSSPYVRGGFAAGGDPGGSSSGSGAGVSAGFAPLALGSDTEGSIVGPSGRGALFGLRPSTGMTSRTGVVPISSSVDTTGPMGKSAWDVAVSLDIMAAFDRDDPYTGPAQESRPENYTQFLLPDGFSGLRVGVIRDPFFRNETTREIAIVEAFDKALTRFSSLGATVLETPLPHPEQWNYTFVGAAQRANNGTILIQYDVKADLAAYLRTRRRNSTIESLEDIINTGARYFAEEHPEDKCCFPTFVAADQVGDRGTSGEYWLAKQTQERLHEEGPAVLFAKHNLDVIAIPTDFDASRMGAVGRLPVGTAPLGYDDIGLPFGIAFIGKRYDEGSVIRAMSAYEAHFPPRQVPSLLK, from the exons ATGAAGCTGTTCAGCATTCTCCTGGGTGTAAGTGCGCTTGCTGCCAGAGTTCACTGTGGCGGCAACGCCACGTCGTATTATCCCACGACGCTCGGCTCCCTCAACCTTCTCGAGGCATCTGCCAAAGATGTTTCCGACGCGTTGGCATCGGGCAACGTCACGTCCGGCGCGCTCGTCAAGGCATACCTGGCGCGCATCGAAGCCCACAACCACAAAG GGCTGCGCTTgaacgccatcatcgagtCCGCTCCGTTCGAGAACGTCTATGCTATCGCTACAGCTCTCGACGCGGAAAGGGCTGCCGGCATCGTCAGGAGCCCGCTGCACGGCGTTCCGATCATCGTCAAGGACA ACTACGACACAGACGTGGAGCTGGGGATGAACACCACTGCGGGATCCTTCATCTTGTATCATGCTGCCGGCGACGTGGTGGGCGACGCTTTCGTTGTCAAGAGGCTCCGTGATGCTGGagccatcatcctcgccaaAAGCAGTCTCATGGTG TGGTCTGGCATATCCGGAGTGGATGCGTCCGCTTGGAGCCCGAGAGGGGGTCAGGTCTCGTCGCCCTACGTGCGAGGTGGTTTCGCCGCCGGAGGGGATCCGGGGGGCAGCTCTTCCGGCTCCGGGGCCGGGGTCTCGGCCGGCTTTGCCCCGCTTGCCCTGGGCTCGGATACCGAAGGAAGCATCGTCGGGCCGTCCGGCAGAGGCGCCCTCTTCGGGCTTCGGCCGTCCACCGGCATGACGAGTCGGACCGGCGTTGTCCCAATCTCGTCGTCCGTGGATACCACGGGGCCAATGGGCAAGAGTGCGTGGGATGTTGCCGTGAGCCTCGACATCATGGCCGCTTTCGACCGTGACGACCCGTACACCGGGCCCGCCCAGGAGTCTCGCCCGGAGAACTACACGCAGTTCCTCCTACCGGATGGCTTCTCGGGGCTGCGTGTCGGCGTTATCCGGGACCCGTTCTTCCGGAACGAAACCACGAGAGAGATTGCGATTGTCGAGGCGTTTGACAAAGCACTGACGCGGTTCTCCTCCCTCGGAGCGACCGTCTTGGAGACGCCACTGCCACACCCTGAGCAGTGGAACTACACAttcgtcggcgccgctcAGCGAGCCAATAACGGAACCATCTTGATAC AGTACGACGTAAAGGCGGACCTCGCGGCTTACCTCCGAACGCGTCGTCGAAACTCGACAATCGAGAGCCTAGAGGACATCATCAACACAGGCGCCCGCTACTTCGCGGAGGAGCACCCGGAAGACAAGTGCTGCTTCCCCACGTTTGTGGCGGCTGATCAGGTCGGCGATAGGGGGACCTCTGGGGAATACTGGCTGGCCAAGCAGACGCAGGAGCGCCTGCACGAGGAGGGCCCGGCCGTCCTGTTTGCAAAGCACAACCTTGACGTGATTGCGATCCCGACCGACTTCGACGCCTCGCGTATGGGGGCCGTCGGCCGTCTGCCCGTCGGAACGGCACCTCTCGGATACGACGACATTGGACTCCCCTTCGGGATCGCCTTCATCGGGAAGAGATACGACGAGGGGTCTGTAATCCGGGCAATGTCTGCCTACGAGGCTCACTTCCCTCCCCGCCAAGTTCCGTCCCTGTTGAAGTAG